In Silene latifolia isolate original U9 population chromosome X, ASM4854445v1, whole genome shotgun sequence, the following proteins share a genomic window:
- the LOC141622478 gene encoding uncharacterized protein LOC141622478 produces MASKVVGVAAIVCAIVSIVIATSSIYNLESSFKSLLPLYAPFFNNSPKGLYVTSFAIVYLIERKKYKRIGFYFFVLEHLALMALMVYRTIPSGGSAGIQGQ; encoded by the exons ATGGCTTCTAAAGTCGTTGGAGTCGCTGCCATTGTATGCGCCATTGTTTCGATAGTAATTGCTACAAGCTCAATTTATAATCTAGAGTCGTCCTTCAAGTCACTGCTGCCATTGTATGCTCC GTTTTTCAACAATAGTCCTAAGGGATTATATGTTACGTCGTTTGCTATTGTTTATCTCATTGAAAGAAAAAAATACAAGCGCATTGGATTTTACTTCTTTGTTTTGGAACATTTG GCTCTGATGGCGTTGATGGTATACCGAACAATACCGTCCGGTGGAAGTGCTGGAATTCAAGGACAATAA